GCCGGGAGCATCGACCTGGTCTTCGCGATCGACACGACGGGGTCGATGGACTGGGTGCTGCAGTCCGTGAAGGACACCGCGACACGCATGGTCGACCACCTCGCGGCGAGCTCCGGCTCGTACCGGTTCGCGCTCGTCACGTTCCGCGACGACCCGGTCTACACGGGCTGGGACGGCGACTACGCGGCGCGCGTCGACCTGCCGTTCACCTCGGACGCCGACGCGATCCGCACGGCCCTGGCCGGCATGCAGGCCGACGGCGGCGGCGACTGGCCCGAGACGGCGCTGTCGGGCATGCAGGCCGCGATCGACCTGCCGTGGCGGCCGGGCGTCAAGAAGGTGCTCATCCCGATCAGCGACGCGCCCGCGCACGACCCGGAGCCGTTCAGCGGCCTCACGTCGGCCACGGTGATCGCGAACGCGCTGGCGGTCGACCCGGTCGAGGTGTTCCCGATCGACGTGGGTGGGGGCTCGTTCGCGTCGACCGTCGAGGGCGTCGCGGCCGGGACCGGCGGGTCGGGGACGACGTCGCTCGACGTCGCGGAGACCCTGCTCGACACGATCTCGGGGGCGATGGACAAGCCGTACGCGTGGGTCCAGGGCCCGTACGTGGCCCGCGTCGGCGACACGCTGCACCTGGACGCGCGCGGCTCGTACGCGACCACCGGTGACCTCGTGTCGTTCGAGTGGGACCTCGACGGCGACGGCACGTACGACATGACGACGTCGACCCCGACGCTGGAGCACACGTTCGGCACGCTCGTCGACGCGTACCTCGCGGTGCGCGTCACGGACTCCGCGGGGCGTGCGAGCATCGCGACGACCCCGCTCGCGATCACCGACGACGGCGACGAGACGCCCGCGGACGTGGACGTGTGCCCGACGGTCGCGGACCCGGGCCAGGAGGACCACGACGCCGACGGTGTCGGGGACGCGTGCGACCCCACGCCGTACGCGCTCGAGACCGACCCGGACGTCGTGGTGTTCGAGGCGGACGCCCCCGGCGTGGTCGCGTCCTCGACGGTCTCGGGCGTGGTGTTCGAGGACGCCGACGCGGACGGCGCCCCGGAGGCGGGCGACGCACCGGTGGCCGGCGTCACCGTCACGCTGACGGGCACCGACGCGGGGGGTCTGCCCGTGACCGCGAGCGCGGTGAGCGCGGCGGACGGCTCGTGGTCGGTCACGGGACTCCTGCCCGGCACGTATTCGCTGCACGCGGCCGGTGCCGTCGCCGCCCGGCCGGGCACGGCCGTCGCGGGGTCGGGCGCCGGCACCGCGGGGGGCACGGTCGTCGGGACGTCGGTCGAGTCGGTCGTGCTGTCCGGCGTGGGTGCGGGCGTCACCGGCCTGGGCTTCGGGGTGCGACCGGCCGCCGGCCCGGGGACCCCGACGGGTCAGCCCACGACGGGTGCGACCACCGCGCCGTCGGGCCCCACCGCGGGCGGCGAGCCGGACTCGCAGGTGCTGTCCGCTGGACCGTCCGGGTCGTCCCCGCTCGCCACGACGGGTTCCGACACCGGTGCGGTCCTCCGCTGGGCCATGCTGGCGGTGGTCGTGGGTGCTCTGACCGTGCTCGGGGCGGCCGTCGCGACCCGCCGGACCCGTCGTCAGGAGGACTGAGTGCACGCCACGTGGCGCCGCGTCACCGCGACGGTCGTCGCCGTCCTCGCGCTCGCGGCGCTCGTGGCGTGCTCGTCCGGCGACGGGACGTTGTCCCGGCTCCAGGCGGAACCGGTGTGGACGCTCGAGGTGCCGGGCACGACCGTCGAGGACGTCGTGACGCGCGACGGCGGGTCGTCGCTGGGCCAGCGCGTCGTGGCGAAGGCCGCGAAGACGGTGGTCCCGGCGGACGGCACGACCACGGCCGAGGTGGTCGCCGCGCTGACGGCGGCCGCGCAGGACTCCGGCTGGGAGGACCCGAGCGCGACGGACGGGTCGGTGACGTGGACGAAGGTCGTCGATGGCGTGACGTGGACGCTGTACGTCGCCGAGGAGGACGACGGGGTCCGCGTCTCGCTCGACGCGAGCTGACGGCCCGCCGCTCCCGCTAGATGTACTGACCACGACCGTTGTTGACGTAGCGAGAGACCTCCGGGTCGAGGGGGAACTGCTCAAGGAACCCGCTTCGACCAACGGAGGTCTCTCGTGTCTCACGCTCATGCCCGGCTGACCCCGGCCGGCAGGTTCGTGATGGTGCAGCGCATCGCGGCCGGGCGCCCGGTCGCTCATGTCGCCCGGAGATGGGCGTCTCACGCACCACAGCGTGGCGGTGGTGGCGCCGGTTCCAGGACGAAGGCCGGGCGGGATTGGTCGACCGCTCGAGCGTGGCCCGCACCCACCCGCGGCGCACCTCGCCCTGCGTCGAGACGCGGGTGCGGATCGCGCGGATGCTCGCACGGCGCGGTCCGGTCTGGATCGGGCACAACCTGGGCTTGCCGGCCTCGACCGTGGGGCGGGTCCTGGCCCGCCACCGCACCGCGCTGCTGCGCGAGTGCGACCCGTTGACCGGCGCGCTGATCCGCGCGACGCGACGCTCGGCGAACCGTTACGAGCACCCGCACCCGGGCTCGTTGGGCATATCGACGTCAAGAAGCTCGGCCGTATCCCCGACGGCGGTGGCTAGCGCGTGCACGGGCGAGCCGAGCGCGCCCCAACGACAAGCGCGGGCTGGGCGACGACTTCGTGCACACCGCGATCGACGACCACTCCCGGCTGGCCTACGCCGAGATCCACGACGACGAGAAGGGCACCACCTGCGCCGGCTTCCTGGCCCGGGCAGCCGCGTTCTATGCCGCCCATGGCATCCGCGTCGGACGCGTGATCAGCGACAACGCGAAGAACTACCGGCTCTCACGGGTGTTTCACGACGCCGCAGACCAGCTCGGCATCACCTTGAAGCTCATCCGACCGCACTGCCCCTGGACCAACGGGAAAGCCGAACGCCTCAACCGCACCCTCGCCACCGAGTGGGGCCTACTCACGCGTCTTCGACACCAACGCCGAACGCGCCGCCCTCCTGCCCGCCTGGCTCGAGCACGACAACCTGGACCGACCCCACCTCCGCATCGGCGGCCAACGACCCATCGACCGCGTCAACAACGCTGCGGGTCAGTACACCTAGCTCCGGCGATCAAGTGACGACTATGGCGCGAAGACGTGCTCTCGGTGCCAGTCGATGAATCGGCGCGCACGGGGTCCGCGAGTGCCGTTCGCAAAGTCGACGCATCCGAGCAGCTTTCCGAGGTCATCGACGTCTGGCAGTAGCCCGCAAGCCCACGAGTGCGACGACAGCGGTGCCGCCACTTCGACTTGTGGCGGCACCGCTGTCGACGTGCGTTCGCGGCGCTTATGCGCGAACCGCGAGATGCCGTCGGCGGTATGCCACGCCAGCGGCTGCGGCGTAGCCAAGGACGCCTCCCACCGCGAAACTGCCGGAGAGGCTGCCGGGGACGTCAGGGTGCAGCAGACCGACCACAACGAGCGCGGCCCATGCGAGCATCAGCGCGATGCTTGCGAGCTGTCGCCCGGTCCATGCGGCGGTAAAGCCGATACCGGCACCCAGGACTAGCCCGACGGCGACAAGGAGCAGGTCCATCGTCTGATTCCTCTCAGCCTCAGCGGCAGTTGCCAACCCCGGAGCTCAGGTACAGCGGCGCGAGCCGGCCCCAGGTGGTCACGATAGTGCGGCTCGAGCACGACAACCTCGACCGACCCCACCTCCGCATCGGCGGCCAACGACCCATCGACCGCGTCAACAACGCTGCGGGTCAGTACACCTAGAGCGCCGCCGCGTCCAGGACGGGCGTGAGGTCGACGACGCGCGCCCCGAGCCGGACGGCGTCGGCGAGGTCGTGCGTGATGAGCACGACGGTGCGGCCGTGGCACGCGGCCGCGACCCACGCGAGGACCTCGGGGCGGCCCTCGGCGTCGATGCCGGTGAACGGCTCGTCGAGCACGACGAGCGTGGCCTCGGCGAGCAGCGCACGCGCGATCGCGACGCGGCGTCGCTGCCCCCCGGACAGCTCGCGGACAGGCCGGTGGAGGGCGTCGTCGGGCAGCCCGAGGGCGCGCAGCTCGGCGGCGACGCGGCACGCGGGGACGTCGCGTCGCAGTACGAGCCGGACGTTGGCGACGGCGTCGAGGTGCTCGCACAGCCGGTCCTCCTGGAACACGGCGGCGCACCGGCGGTCGGCGCGGTCGACGGTGCCGGCGGTCGGCTCGAGCAGCCCGAGCAGGGCGCGACCCAGCGTCGTCTTGCCGCTGCCGTTGGGGCCCATGACGGCGACGACGCCGTCGTCGGGCAGGTCGAGGTCGAGGTCGTCGAGGACGGTGCGTCCCCCGAGCTCGACGTGCAGGTCGCGGACGGCGATCACGGTGCCACCTCCGGGTGGTCGGGCTGTGCGGACGGGAGCCGCCGCAGCGTCGCGGCGACGAGGCGTTCGGCGGCGAGGCTCAGGGCGACGACGACGGCGGTCCAGACGAAGACGTCGGCGATGAGCAGGAGCAGCTTCGCGTCGTAGAGGCGTTCGCCGACGGTCCCGGCGGGCAGCCCGATGACCTCGGCGGCGATGCCGCTCTTCCAGGCGAGGCCGACGCCGACGCGGCAGGCGGCGGCGAAGAACGGCAGGACGGCGGGGACGTCGATCGCGAGCAGCCGTCGGCGACGCGGGACCCGGAAGACGACGGCGACCTCGAGCATCGCGGGGTCGCGCTGCCCGATCCCCTCGAGCACGGCCGCGTAGGTGACGGGCAGGACCATCAGGGCGCTGACGACGACCGCGAGGCGGTCGGTGTCGACCCAGACCAGCACGAGGATGATGAAGCTGACGACGGGCGCGGCCCGCACGGCCCCGACGACGGGTGACGCGAGCGTGCGGACGGTCCGCCAGGTGGCTGCCGCGACGGCCAGCAGGGTCCCGAGCAGCGTCCCGGCGACGAACCCCGCAGCGACCCGGACGAGCGAGCGCGCGACGGTCGTCCAGAACGACGGCTCGACGACGAGCTCGACGAACCGCCCCCCGACCTCGGCGGGTGCGGGCAGCAGCAGCCGCTGCCCGACGGCGAGCGCCGCGACCTGCCAGACGGCCAGCCAGAACGCGACGACGAGCACGGGCCGCGCGGCGCGACGCCACGCCCGGCGGGTGTCGGCACCGGCCCGTCGGCGGCGCGCTGCGAGGGACCGGCCGGTGCGGGTGCCGGTCGTCCGTCGTCCGGAGCGGTCAGTCGTCCGCGCCGTAGTAGAAGTCGTCATCGGGCAGTGCCCCTCCCACGGCGGCCGGGTCCGCGTCGCGCAGCACGCCGTAGTACCCGGCGAGCGCGGTCCGCATCGCGGGGCCGTCGACGTAGGTGACGTGCGACCCGGGGATGGCGGCGGTCGCGACGGCCGCGGCGGGCACGATGCCGGCCGCGGCGACGAGCTCGCCCGCGTCGTCGGGGTGCTCGTTGGTGAACGCGGTGGAGTCGGCGTAGTCGGCGAGGAACTCGTCGAACGCGGCCGCGTGGTCCTCGGCGAACTGCGTGCGCACGACGACGACGCCGGTGACGAGCTGCGAC
The sequence above is a segment of the Cellulomonas fimi genome. Coding sequences within it:
- a CDS encoding GDSL-type esterase/lipase family protein encodes the protein MRPRRPLLHRATAAATLAAVAASLLVAVGLAPAQAAPPSGDAIKVVQIGDSYSAGNGAGAYYGPADCYRSHDSWAAEFSEWLADEGNHVTFVTRACSGAVSQNVLTDRKMDSRLAYVPGGTIGRTQEEGLAAAKAAKVCSTKYVDEEYFEYSVAIWDTVRGTFAVDCQRYLRAQIEAVGRDTDVVVFTMGGNDLGFADIVKQCFAVGFRDPGDCREKVTDARAGIGQLEDDLTDLLGRLRARMRPDAKVVLLSYPYLSNTDSFVLRSLKDRLPFVSGDTYDIGHEVRALGDEGDAAQRAAVARANAAAGTSFVSYVDTVKEHFAGHEPDPSATNRNDDRWIHEFDSFTMAEWYHPTTKGHYEESTLLRSSSIPGRVPSASAGSIDLVFAIDTTGSMDWVLQSVKDTATRMVDHLAASSGSYRFALVTFRDDPVYTGWDGDYAARVDLPFTSDADAIRTALAGMQADGGGDWPETALSGMQAAIDLPWRPGVKKVLIPISDAPAHDPEPFSGLTSATVIANALAVDPVEVFPIDVGGGSFASTVEGVAAGTGGSGTTSLDVAETLLDTISGAMDKPYAWVQGPYVARVGDTLHLDARGSYATTGDLVSFEWDLDGDGTYDMTTSTPTLEHTFGTLVDAYLAVRVTDSAGRASIATTPLAITDDGDETPADVDVCPTVADPGQEDHDADGVGDACDPTPYALETDPDVVVFEADAPGVVASSTVSGVVFEDADADGAPEAGDAPVAGVTVTLTGTDAGGLPVTASAVSAADGSWSVTGLLPGTYSLHAAGAVAARPGTAVAGSGAGTAGGTVVGTSVESVVLSGVGAGVTGLGFGVRPAAGPGTPTGQPTTGATTAPSGPTAGGEPDSQVLSAGPSGSSPLATTGSDTGAVLRWAMLAVVVGALTVLGAAVATRRTRRQED
- a CDS encoding ATP-binding cassette domain-containing protein — its product is MIAVRDLHVELGGRTVLDDLDLDLPDDGVVAVMGPNGSGKTTLGRALLGLLEPTAGTVDRADRRCAAVFQEDRLCEHLDAVANVRLVLRRDVPACRVAAELRALGLPDDALHRPVRELSGGQRRRVAIARALLAEATLVVLDEPFTGIDAEGRPEVLAWVAAACHGRTVVLITHDLADAVRLGARVVDLTPVLDAAAL
- a CDS encoding ABC transporter permease → MLVVAFWLAVWQVAALAVGQRLLLPAPAEVGGRFVELVVEPSFWTTVARSLVRVAAGFVAGTLLGTLLAVAAATWRTVRTLASPVVGAVRAAPVVSFIILVLVWVDTDRLAVVVSALMVLPVTYAAVLEGIGQRDPAMLEVAVVFRVPRRRRLLAIDVPAVLPFFAAACRVGVGLAWKSGIAAEVIGLPAGTVGERLYDAKLLLLIADVFVWTAVVVALSLAAERLVAATLRRLPSAQPDHPEVAP